Part of the Abyssisolibacter fermentans genome, TTACTACTGACTCTTTTATATCTTCATGCTTTAATAAAATACTTTCTATCTCCTCTAGTTCAATCCTATATCCTCTTATCTTTACTTGATTGTCTATCCTTCCTAAAAATTCTATGTTTCCATCAGGTAACCATCTTGCAAGATCACCTGTTTTATACATTTTTTCCCCTTCAATGAATGGGTTTTCTACAAACCTATCTACTGTTAATTCTGGTCTGTTTAGATATCCTCTTGCTAAACTTAATCCTGATATGCACAATTCTCCAGATATTCCCAATGGTTGTAAATTGTTATATTTATCTACAATATATATTTGGGTATTTAATATAGGTGTTCCTATATTTATTTCTGTTTCATTTGTTAAGTTTCTCACTGTTGACCAAACTGTCGCTTCTGTAGGACCATATAAATTATATATTCTAGTTTGTAAATTATTTTTTATACTTTCAAATAGTTCTTTAGATAAAATTTCTCCACCTATCATTAATTCTTTTAGCTTTTTCAAGTGGGTCCAATGATTTCCATTTTCAGTTAACAACTTAAGTCTTGAAGGAGTTACAATTAACATATCAACATTGTTCTCAGCAATGAATTTCTTTAATAGTTCTGGAGCGTTGAGCTGATCTTTACTGGCTAATAAGATTCTCAATCCATTAGCTAAAGGTACTAATATTTCATTGGTAAATAAATCAAAAGATATCGTATTCACTGCTAATATGGTTTTATGTTCTAAGAATTCAATTTTATTTGTTATACCCTTTGTTAAATTCAAAAAATTAATATGTTCAATTTTGACCCCCTTAGGCTTACCTGTTGACCCTGAAGTATATATTATATATGCTAAATCATTATGTTTATTTATATTATCTAAGTTTCTACTATCTCCAGTATAGCTCCTTTTATCTTCTAAATTAATTATTTCACCTTTAAATTCAACTTTATCCATTAATCTGCCTTGGGTTAGCAAAATATCAGCAGTACTATCTTCGAGCATATATATTATTCTATCCTTTGGAAGATTAGAATCTATTGGAAAGTATGCTCCTCCAGCTTTCAATATTGCCATTATTCCTATTATCATCTCTACAGATCTTTCTGTCATTATTCCTATTATGGTGTCTGATTTTACACCTTCTTCTCTCAATAATCTTGCTAATTGATTTGATTTATTATTTAGTTCTTTATATGTAACATACTTGTCTTCAAATACTATTGCTATGTTATCAGGTCCTCTTTCTACCTGGTCTTCAAACAATTGATGTATTAACTTATCCTTTGAAAATTCTGTCTCTGTATTGTTAAAATCATGTAGAAGTAGCCTCTTTTCTTCTTCTAATAGTATTTCTATTTCATTTAGCACACACTGTGTATTTTTTATTATCTCATATATAATATTTACAAAATGCTTCTTGAATCTTTCCATTGTTTCTTTTTTGTATAGTCTAGTACAATATCCTAAGTTAAAATTTATCCCTTCTTCTGTTTCAATTGCAGTTAATGTAATATCAAATTTAGATGTTTTATTTTTAATATTATATGGCTTTATCTTTAAACCTTCTATTTCTAAAGGTCTTATATCTATATTTTGTACCACAAACATCGTATCAAAAAGTGGGGTTCTACTAAGATCTCTTATCAGAGGTAATTTCTCTACTAAGTCTTCAAATTGATAGCTTTGATTTTCATATGCTTTAAGTGCATTTTCTTTTACTTCTAGCAATAGTTCCTCAAATGTCTTAGTTCCCTCTGGATGATTTCTCATTGCTAATGTATTTACAAACATTCCCACTAAATTCTGAATATCAGCATGAGTTCTACCTGTTATTGGAGTTCCAACAATTATATCTTCTTGTCCTGTATATTTATAAAGTAATATATTATAAGCTGCTAATAATACCATATATAACGACGTTTTATTCTTCCTTGCAATTTTATACAATTTATCTGCAACTTCTTTACTAACTTTAAAGTTAATACTCTCCCCTTCAAAACTCTTCTGAGGTGGTCTTGGATAATCTGTTGGCAAATTAAATACTGGTATATCCCCTTTGAATCTATCTAACCAGTATTGTTCTTGTCTTTTAAACAACTCTGTACCTAATACCTCTTTTTGCCATACAGAGTAATCTTTATACTGTATTCTTAAACTTGCAACTTCTTCTCCTCGATATAATTTTGTAAATTCTTCTATTAAAATTTTTATAGTCATTCCATCAGAAACTATATGATGAATATCAATCATTAATACATGTCTATCTTCTAACAATTTAACCAGCTTTACTCTAAATAAAGGCGATTGACTTAAGTCAAATGGTCGTATGAAATTTTCTACTAGTCCATCTAGCTCTTTTTCCTCAGTATTTGTATAATTTATTTTGAATTCTATTTCTTTACTTACTTTCTGCACAACCTCTCCATTGAGAACTGCAAAACTAGTTCTTAATGATTCATGTCTCTTTATTAATTTTTTAAATGCTTCATTAAACTTTTCTTTATCTAATTTTCCCTCTAATTCTAATACTGTCGGTATATTATAGCTAATATTTTCTTTTTCTAATTTATCTAATACATATACTCTCTTTTGAGCAGATGAAGCAGGATAGTAATTGCTTTTCTCTACTGATTCTATAGGAATATATCCTACTTTTTTAGCATTGTTTATGTATTCTGAGAGTTTCTTTATTGTTTGTAATTTGAAAATTTCATGTAATGGTACCTCTATATCTAATTCTTTGAATATTTTTGCTGAGAGTGTAATAGCTTTTAATGAATGTCCTCCTATTTCAAAAAAGTTATTATTTATACCTATTTCCTCCTCTGTTAATAATACTTCTTGCCATATTCCTACTAATATCTCTTCTATCTCATTTTTAGGCGCTTCGTATTCAGCTATTAATTTAGAATTTGCTTTTATTCCAATTAATGCTTTCTTATCTATTTTGTTATTAGGAGTTAATGGTATTCTTTCTATTTGTAAAAAAGTTGTTGGTATCATATAATCTGGTAATCTTTCAATAAGATATTCTCTCAGTTTAGTTATATTTAATTCTTTATCAGAAACAATAAACGAGCATAAGTCTACATCATTATTTTTATTAGGTTTTACTATTGTAACTACTTCTTTTATATCCATATGCTTAATGAGATGATTATCTATTTCACCTAACTCTATCCTAAAGCCTCTAACTTTTACTTGATCGTCTAACCTACCTAAAAATTCAATATTTCCATCTGGTAGCAATCTTGCTAAATCACCTGTCCTATACATTCTTTCATAAGGTATAAATGGGTTTTTTATAAACTTTTCTTCTGTCAAATCTAATCTATTTAAATAACCCCTAGCCAAACCTTCACCTGAAATACATAATTCTCCTGGAACTCCTATAGGTTGCATATTAGTATATTTATCAGCTATAAAAATTTTAGTGTTTGATATAGGTCTACCTATAGGAACAAACTTATATTCAACTTTCTCATCACTTACTTTCCACAAAGTTGCAGTAATACTTGTTTCAGTTAGGCCGTACGCATTTATATACTCTACCTTATCTTTCCATCTATTTACTAACTTTAAATTAGATTTTGAGCCTGCTGTAATTAACATTCTCAGTGTCTTGATATTATCTGGATTTATATTGTTTGCATATAGAGGAGGCAAAGATGCAATTGTTATTTCATTTTTATTTAAGAACTGCTCAAATTTATTATAGTCTTCAATTATCTCCTCAGAAACAATATGTAATGTTGCTCCGGTTAAAAGTCCTTTGAATATTTCCCAAACTGACCCATCAAATGAACTCCTATGGAATTGTAGAACATTATCTTTTCCGGTTACATTAAGATGCTTTTTAAAAAACTCTCTTAAATTAACTATTCCCTTATGCTCTATCATTACTCCTTTAGGTTTATCTGTTGTTCCTGATGTATAAATTACATAAGCTAAGTCATTTGGATTAGATATATTTATAAGATTAGTAGTATCTTCCTTATATATTGCTTTGTCCTTTAAGTCTATAATCTGATTACTAAATACTTCTGTATTGAGTAGATTCTTTGTAGTTAATAATATATCAATATCACTATCTTCAATAATAGCTTTTTTTCTTTTTATAGGGTATTTGGAGGAGATAGGTAAATATGCTCCACCTGCCTTTAAAATTCCTATAATTCCTATTATCATATCTAATGATCTTTCGAGCTGTATTCCTACTATTTTATTAGACTTAACTCCTTTAGCTCTTAATAGTCTTGCTAATTGATTTGCTCTTTCATTTAATTCTTTATATGTCAAATATTGCTCCTTATAAACTACAGCTATATTGTCAGGAGTCTCTTCTACTTGTTCTTCAAATAATTCATGTATTGTCTTTTCACTAGGATAATACGTCTCTGTGTCATTGACGTTGTGCAATATTTGTTGCTTTTCTTCTTCCGATATAATTTTTAAATCTTTAATCTTAACAAATGGATTATCCATCACTTCTTTCAATATATTTAAGAAATGTCTATACATTTGTTTAATAAAACACTTTTCAAAGTGTAAAGAGCTGTATTCAACTTTCCCTTTTATATATTTCTCTTCTTTTGTTAAAGAAAAAACCATATTACTTGTATCTTCTATTATAGAATTCTCATCATGAATATTTGTAAAAATGCACATTACATCAAATAAGGTTAATTTATTACAATCTTCTAAAACGTTTAGATGTTCAACTATTTTAGTAAAAGGATAATCTTGATTTTCATAAGCTTTTAAGGTTGTTTCCCTCACTCTGTAAAGACAATCTTTAAATGACATTTCATCATCTATATTATCTCTTAAAGCCACAATATTGTTATAACATTCATCATAGTTTGATTTGTATACTGGTGAACCTATTGTAATATTCTCTATGCCAGTATACCTAAATAATAAATTTTTCAAACATGATACTACTATTAAATAAAGAGATATATCAGAATTCTTACTCATCTTAATCAATTTAGTAAACAAGTCGCCTGGTATTATAAATTCAATAAAATCTTTTTCTTTACTATGAGATTCTAATTTGCCAGAGTATAATAAATTTGAATTAGGCAAACATCCTGATAACTGGCTTACCCAATAGTTTTTTTGTTTAGTAAATTTTGTACTAGTAAACAATAGGTTATCATTTACTTCTTTCATATTTCCTCACACTCCTTTCCCGTTATTATATAGAAAAATCGGCTTGATATTTATTCAATATCTCTTCTTTACAATTTTGGGGCTTAATTTTACATGCCATTTTCATTTTACTTATTGCTTCATGACTGCACTCATTTATGTCAGGATTTTGTAATTTCTCTCTTATACCCATATTAAAACCATCAATAAAATCCTTTATTTGTTCTATACTTAACCCTCGCTGTTGTAAACTGTAAACAGCTCTATTTTCAAAATTATATTGCGGTATCCAAGTAGAATTCCTAATTGTTAAAAATATTTTATCTATCCAATCACATGCCTCTTTCCAATTCATCGTACTATGAGACCAATTAAATTGAGTGCCTTCAATCTTATATTTTTCTCTTTCTTTCCAAATTGGAGTAAATGTGTCGCAATACCAAAGCTGCGTTCTATAAAAAGTTGTCTTATTTTCTTTAATAAAATTGATTGTTTCTTGAATCGTCTGATCTGTTTCTCCAGGAAATCCAATTATGTACGATGCCTGAGTCATAATATCATATTCTCTCAATAATTCAATTCCTTTCTTATATTTTTCCAAAGTAGCTTTTTTGTTCATATTTGCAAGAATTTTTTCACTTCCTGA contains:
- a CDS encoding non-ribosomal peptide synthetase, giving the protein MKEVNDNLLFTSTKFTKQKNYWVSQLSGCLPNSNLLYSGKLESHSKEKDFIEFIIPGDLFTKLIKMSKNSDISLYLIVVSCLKNLLFRYTGIENITIGSPVYKSNYDECYNNIVALRDNIDDEMSFKDCLYRVRETTLKAYENQDYPFTKIVEHLNVLEDCNKLTLFDVMCIFTNIHDENSIIEDTSNMVFSLTKEEKYIKGKVEYSSLHFEKCFIKQMYRHFLNILKEVMDNPFVKIKDLKIISEEEKQQILHNVNDTETYYPSEKTIHELFEEQVEETPDNIAVVYKEQYLTYKELNERANQLARLLRAKGVKSNKIVGIQLERSLDMIIGIIGILKAGGAYLPISSKYPIKRKKAIIEDSDIDILLTTKNLLNTEVFSNQIIDLKDKAIYKEDTTNLINISNPNDLAYVIYTSGTTDKPKGVMIEHKGIVNLREFFKKHLNVTGKDNVLQFHRSSFDGSVWEIFKGLLTGATLHIVSEEIIEDYNKFEQFLNKNEITIASLPPLYANNINPDNIKTLRMLITAGSKSNLKLVNRWKDKVEYINAYGLTETSITATLWKVSDEKVEYKFVPIGRPISNTKIFIADKYTNMQPIGVPGELCISGEGLARGYLNRLDLTEEKFIKNPFIPYERMYRTGDLARLLPDGNIEFLGRLDDQVKVRGFRIELGEIDNHLIKHMDIKEVVTIVKPNKNNDVDLCSFIVSDKELNITKLREYLIERLPDYMIPTTFLQIERIPLTPNNKIDKKALIGIKANSKLIAEYEAPKNEIEEILVGIWQEVLLTEEEIGINNNFFEIGGHSLKAITLSAKIFKELDIEVPLHEIFKLQTIKKLSEYINNAKKVGYIPIESVEKSNYYPASSAQKRVYVLDKLEKENISYNIPTVLELEGKLDKEKFNEAFKKLIKRHESLRTSFAVLNGEVVQKVSKEIEFKINYTNTEEKELDGLVENFIRPFDLSQSPLFRVKLVKLLEDRHVLMIDIHHIVSDGMTIKILIEEFTKLYRGEEVASLRIQYKDYSVWQKEVLGTELFKRQEQYWLDRFKGDIPVFNLPTDYPRPPQKSFEGESINFKVSKEVADKLYKIARKNKTSLYMVLLAAYNILLYKYTGQEDIIVGTPITGRTHADIQNLVGMFVNTLAMRNHPEGTKTFEELLLEVKENALKAYENQSYQFEDLVEKLPLIRDLSRTPLFDTMFVVQNIDIRPLEIEGLKIKPYNIKNKTSKFDITLTAIETEEGINFNLGYCTRLYKKETMERFKKHFVNIIYEIIKNTQCVLNEIEILLEEEKRLLLHDFNNTETEFSKDKLIHQLFEDQVERGPDNIAIVFEDKYVTYKELNNKSNQLARLLREEGVKSDTIIGIMTERSVEMIIGIMAILKAGGAYFPIDSNLPKDRIIYMLEDSTADILLTQGRLMDKVEFKGEIINLEDKRSYTGDSRNLDNINKHNDLAYIIYTSGSTGKPKGVKIEHINFLNLTKGITNKIEFLEHKTILAVNTISFDLFTNEILVPLANGLRILLASKDQLNAPELLKKFIAENNVDMLIVTPSRLKLLTENGNHWTHLKKLKELMIGGEILSKELFESIKNNLQTRIYNLYGPTEATVWSTVRNLTNETEINIGTPILNTQIYIVDKYNNLQPLGISGELCISGLSLARGYLNRPELTVDRFVENPFIEGEKMYKTGDLARWLPDGNIEFLGRIDNQVKIRGYRIELEEIESILLKHEDIKESVVITKGESDKYLCAYIVSDRSIEVRELREYLLSELPQYMVPSYFIQIDKIPLTFNGKIDRKSLLEIDENVKSVEKYVGPRNEIEEILVGIWQQVLSTKKKIGINDNFFELGGHSLKAVTILSKISEELDTKIPLQEVFGNQTINELAKYILYALNKYEGYFEKPVLLNNMKPKKIFCFPGVLGFGIVFRKLADLLDDFSIYAFNFIDSKNIITKYVDDIINIQKEGPYILLAYSAGGALTFEVAKELEKRGHMVCDIILFDCYRRDENEVVFQYEDDMLEKYLMDNIEKGKKYILTKKEKEIFREEIVEKINKYQNFYNNLYNFGTVSANIHFLVSTSMDESKVYKMWDQFTSKDYKIYRCFGDHNEMLTSPYLEKNTSIIKKILEKKTLDDDNVIMNT